The region ATCTGCGGCGAAGAAACGGGTCTGCTCGAATCGCTCGGCGGAAAGAAGGGCCAACCGCGCATCAAGCCGCCGTTCCCCGCCCAGCACGGCGCGTTCGGTCTGCCAACCACCGTGAACAACATCGAAACCTTCTCGCACACGTCCTTCATCCTCTCGCGTGGACTGGAGTGGTTCCAGGGCTTTGGTACCGAGAAGAGTCCGGGTACGACGATGTTCGGTGTGTCGGGTCACGTCGAACGTCCGGGTCTGTTCGAACTGGAGATGGGCACGCCTCTCAAGGATGTGATCGCGCAAGCCGGTGGAGTGCGCGGCGGCCGGGCACTCAAGGCCGTGATTCCCGGCGGCATCTCCATGCCGGTCTTGCCCGCTTCCCAGATCGATGTGCGGATGGCTGAGGAATTTCTCTCGGAACGAGGTTCACATCTGGGCACGGGCGGCGTCATGGTCATGGACGACACCACGTGCATGGTGCGGGTTGCGGTCGTGGCCAGCTATTTCTTCCGGGACGAGTCCTGCGGTCAGTGCACGCAGTGCCGCGAAGGTACCGGCTGGATCAATAAGATCTGCGATCGCATCGAGCACGGCCGGGGAATGCCGCAGGATCTCGAGCTGCTCAGCGACGTTCCGAAACTGCTCGAAGGCCAGACGATCTGTGCTTTCGCCGATGCGGCCGCCTGGCCTGTCCAGGGCCTGATGCGCCACTTCCGCAGCGAGTTCGAACAGCATATCGAGCAAAAGAAGTGCCCCTTCCCCGATAGTTTCGAGATCTAGGACATGCCGAAGATCACGATCGACGAAAAAGATTACGAGGTTGCCGACGGATTGATGATCCTGCAGGCGATCGACGATCTCGGCTTGCTGATGAGCGGCGTCGATATTCCCCACTACTGCTGGCATCCGAAACTGCCCATCGATGGCTCGTGCCGCATGTGTCAGATCGAGATCGAAGGCGTTCCAAAGCTTCAGATCGCCTGCAACACGCCGGTCAAAGATGGCATGGTCATCAGCACGCAGAGCGAGCGCGTGCAGACTGCGCGCCAGGGAGTGCTGGAACTCCTGCTTCTCAACCATCCACTGGACTGCCCGATCTGCGACCAGGCCGGAGAGTGCAAACTACAGGACTACTCTTTCGACTTTGGCATGCCCGCAGGGCGCACGAAGGAGCCTCGCCGGGTTGCAAAGAAGGCCGTGGACCTCGGGCCGACCATCACCTTCGACCAGGAGCGCTGCATTCTGTGCCGTCGTTGCGTGCGCTTCTGTCGGGAGGTTCCGGGAACCGGTGAGCTGGGTGTCTTCAATCGCGGTGAGCGATCATTGATGGAGTTGTTCCCGGGCACTCAGCTCGACAATGATTACTCCATGAACGTTGCCGATCTCTGTCCCGTGGGTGCGCTTACCACGAAGGATTTCAGGTTCAAGATCCGTTCCTGGTTCCTCGACGACGTGGAGACCGTCTGCGATCGCTGTAGCACCGGTTGTAACGTGTACGCGTCGCGTTCGAACAACAAGATCTATCGCTTCGTGCCCCGACTCAACGACGATGTCAACGATACCTGGATGTGTGATCACGGCCGGCTCTCGTATAAGATGGGTAGGGAGAATCGGCTGGAGTCTGCGCTGGTCGGCGGGAAACCGGCGAGCTTCATCGAGGGGTTGCGCAAAGCGAGTGATCTCGTGCGCGCGGCCAGCGAGTCGGGTGGAACGATCGTGGCATCCGCATCGCCGTTTTCATCGAACGAAGACCTGTTCACCCTGCGCAAGCTGCTGGAAACACTCGGTGCGCCTCCCGCGACCTTCAGCGTGCCGGCCGGAAAGGCCGACGGCATCCTGACCCAGGCGGAGAAAGCACCCAATGCCGAGGGCGCACGTGCACTCGGCTTCCAGGAGTCTGACGAACTCGCCGGAGCTAAACTCGGCATCGTATTCGGACATGTTCTGCCAGCGACCGCACTCACACAGGTCGAGAAGTGGATCCTGATCGATACGCACGCGTCGGACCTGAGCGGTAAAGCCGCGGTGGTGTTGCCATCGCGTGTCGTTACCGAAAAGGATGGCAGTTTCACGAATCACGCGAAGCGTGTTCAGCGTTTCCGGCGTGTGGTCGAACCCAGCTGGGAAGCCTGGTCCGAAGGAGCCCTGCTGCAACAAATCGCCGACTTCGCGGGTCTGGACGGCTGGTCCGAGCCCTGGGACGCGTTCGCGGTTTCCAAGCGTCTGTGCGACGAAGTGCCCGCATTCAGTGGCTGCGGATTGACCGAACTGGGTTTTTGCGGATGCGAGTTGTCCAAATGAGCCAGGTCAGACGCCAGCCAGTGGTGAAGAGCTGATGTTGGAAACGGCCGTCATCGCCAAGGCGCTATTCATCTTCTTTGTGATCGCACTCGTGTTTTCGCCGATCATGACGTGGGTCGAGCGCAAGCAGAGCGCGTTGATGCAAGACCGGATCGGCGCCAACCGCGCCGATATCTTTGGTATCAAGGCGCTCGGGCTGATCCATCCACTGGCTGATGCGATCAAGATGTTCACGAAGGAGGATTTCGTTCCCGACGGGGCGAATCGCTTCTTGCACACGATCAGCCCGTTCATCGCCGTAGTTCCAGCGATGATCAGTTTCGCGGTCATCCCCTACGGAGGGACGTACACCGCCTGGGGCGCGGAGTGGAGCCTCGTCGTTGCGAATCTCGACTACGGCGTTCTCTATCTTTTCGCGATCGGGTCGATCGCCACCTACGGTTCGATGTTGGCCGGGTGGGCCGGTAACAATAACTACGGGATGCTCGGATCGATTCGCGTCTCGGCGCAGATGATCTCCTACGAAGTGGCCATGGGCATTTCGGTCATCGGCGTGTTCATGGTCTATGAGACCGTGCGCCTCACCGACATGGGCATCGCCCAGCAGGAGACTTTCCGCGTCCTCGGCTTCGTCGAACACTTTGGTTGGGCGCAGGCCGGTACCTGGTGGGTCGATCTGATCACCTTGCCCATGTGGGGCATCCTGATGCAGCCGCTGGGCTTCTTCATGTTCCTGACGGCGATCATGGCCGAGAACAAGCGCCCGCCTTTCG is a window of bacterium DNA encoding:
- a CDS encoding molybdopterin-dependent oxidoreductase, which gives rise to MPKITIDEKDYEVADGLMILQAIDDLGLLMSGVDIPHYCWHPKLPIDGSCRMCQIEIEGVPKLQIACNTPVKDGMVISTQSERVQTARQGVLELLLLNHPLDCPICDQAGECKLQDYSFDFGMPAGRTKEPRRVAKKAVDLGPTITFDQERCILCRRCVRFCREVPGTGELGVFNRGERSLMELFPGTQLDNDYSMNVADLCPVGALTTKDFRFKIRSWFLDDVETVCDRCSTGCNVYASRSNNKIYRFVPRLNDDVNDTWMCDHGRLSYKMGRENRLESALVGGKPASFIEGLRKASDLVRAASESGGTIVASASPFSSNEDLFTLRKLLETLGAPPATFSVPAGKADGILTQAEKAPNAEGARALGFQESDELAGAKLGIVFGHVLPATALTQVEKWILIDTHASDLSGKAAVVLPSRVVTEKDGSFTNHAKRVQRFRRVVEPSWEAWSEGALLQQIADFAGLDGWSEPWDAFAVSKRLCDEVPAFSGCGLTELGFCGCELSK
- a CDS encoding NADH-quinone oxidoreductase subunit H, producing MMLETAVIAKALFIFFVIALVFSPIMTWVERKQSALMQDRIGANRADIFGIKALGLIHPLADAIKMFTKEDFVPDGANRFLHTISPFIAVVPAMISFAVIPYGGTYTAWGAEWSLVVANLDYGVLYLFAIGSIATYGSMLAGWAGNNNYGMLGSIRVSAQMISYEVAMGISVIGVFMVYETVRLTDMGIAQQETFRVLGFVEHFGWAQAGTWWVDLITLPMWGILMQPLGFFMFLTAIMAENKRPPFDTPEGESEIIAGYFIEYSGMKFGLYMMGEWIEVVVISGLITAMFLGGWSIPWITDAVLIDYMSGVFGPNMGNVLAMIIHVLVFFGKLIAMIFFQMLVRWSMPRFRYDQVMNLGWKILLPLSLVNIVVTALAILFIQEIVS
- the nuoF gene encoding NADH-quinone oxidoreductase subunit NuoF, with the protein product MITEPLVKNYLTEHYGDDSFRTLKGYEAKNGFDGLRKAVSMEPEEVVEMVKSSGLRGRGGAGFNAGLKWSFMPKGNERTKVLVVNGDESEPGSFKDRLIMERGPFQVIEGVLIGAWATGASKSFIYIRGEYAYAISVMEKAVEQARAGGFLGKNILGKKGFDHDIVVHSGAGAYICGEETGLLESLGGKKGQPRIKPPFPAQHGAFGLPTTVNNIETFSHTSFILSRGLEWFQGFGTEKSPGTTMFGVSGHVERPGLFELEMGTPLKDVIAQAGGVRGGRALKAVIPGGISMPVLPASQIDVRMAEEFLSERGSHLGTGGVMVMDDTTCMVRVAVVASYFFRDESCGQCTQCREGTGWINKICDRIEHGRGMPQDLELLSDVPKLLEGQTICAFADAAAWPVQGLMRHFRSEFEQHIEQKKCPFPDSFEI